Proteins from a genomic interval of Marinobacter gudaonensis:
- the murC gene encoding UDP-N-acetylmuramate--L-alanine ligase encodes MADVTNPPLVYQVPEMRRIRHIHFVGIGGAGMSGIAEVLKNQGYDVSGSDLKEGAVTDRLKAMGVDVQIGHREENSASADVVVVSSAVGADNPEVASARSRRVPIVPRAEMLAEIMRYRHGIAVAGTHGKTTTTSLIASILGEAGLDPTFVIGGKLNSAGTNAQLGGSRYLVAEADESDASFLHLTPVISVVTNIEADHMDTYGGDVEKLKQTFVDFLHNLPFYGVAVMCVDDGYVQEIIPRISRAIITYGIDNPDADYRAENISSDGLRTHFVVKRPGGRSDLAVELKMPGRHNVLNALAAIAVATDEGVEDDAICRGLAGFAGVGRRFQVYGDYKTPRGTVTLVDDYGHHPTEVEAVIRAAHDAWPDRRLVMLYQPHRYTRTRDLYEDFVRVLSEVDGLLLMDVYSAGEPVIPGADGRALCRSIRQRGQVEPVFVEDNREIESLLANVLQDGDLLITQGAGDIGGVAARLAAAGVMASE; translated from the coding sequence ATGGCTGATGTAACCAATCCGCCCCTGGTCTACCAGGTGCCCGAAATGCGCCGGATCCGCCACATTCACTTTGTTGGCATTGGCGGTGCGGGCATGAGTGGTATTGCCGAGGTCCTTAAGAACCAGGGCTACGACGTATCGGGCTCGGACCTGAAGGAAGGCGCGGTCACCGACCGCCTCAAGGCCATGGGCGTGGACGTCCAGATCGGCCATCGGGAAGAGAACAGTGCCAGTGCCGATGTGGTGGTAGTGTCCTCCGCCGTCGGCGCCGACAATCCTGAGGTGGCTTCGGCCCGGAGCCGTCGCGTGCCCATCGTGCCGAGGGCCGAGATGCTGGCGGAGATCATGCGTTATCGGCACGGCATTGCCGTGGCCGGCACGCACGGCAAAACCACCACCACCAGCCTGATCGCCTCTATCCTCGGCGAAGCAGGCCTGGATCCGACGTTCGTGATCGGCGGCAAGCTCAACAGTGCCGGTACCAATGCCCAACTGGGCGGTTCCCGCTATCTGGTGGCCGAGGCCGATGAGAGTGACGCCTCGTTCCTGCACCTGACGCCGGTGATCTCGGTGGTTACCAACATCGAAGCGGACCACATGGACACCTACGGCGGTGATGTGGAGAAGCTCAAGCAGACCTTCGTGGATTTTCTGCACAATCTGCCGTTCTACGGCGTTGCGGTGATGTGCGTGGATGACGGCTATGTACAGGAGATCATCCCCAGGATCTCCAGGGCCATCATCACCTATGGCATCGACAATCCCGACGCCGACTACCGGGCGGAGAACATTTCTTCCGACGGCCTGCGGACGCATTTTGTTGTCAAGCGCCCGGGTGGCCGCAGTGATCTGGCTGTCGAGCTCAAGATGCCGGGCCGACACAACGTCCTCAATGCCCTTGCGGCCATTGCCGTCGCTACCGATGAAGGCGTGGAAGACGACGCCATCTGTCGGGGCCTCGCCGGGTTTGCCGGTGTCGGCCGCCGATTCCAGGTCTACGGCGATTACAAGACGCCGCGGGGGACGGTCACCCTGGTGGACGACTACGGGCACCATCCCACAGAGGTTGAGGCTGTCATTCGTGCGGCTCATGACGCCTGGCCGGATCGGCGTCTGGTGATGCTGTATCAGCCCCATCGTTACACCCGAACCCGTGACCTGTATGAGGATTTTGTCCGGGTGCTGTCGGAAGTGGACGGTCTGTTGCTTATGGATGTCTATTCCGCCGGCGAGCCAGTCATCCCGGGCGCCGACGGTCGGGCCCTGTGTCGCAGTATTCGCCAGCGGGGTCAGGTGGAACCGGTATTTGTCGAGGACAACCGTGAAATTGAATCCCTGCTGGCCAACGTGCTGCAGGATGGCGACCTGCTGATTACCCAGGGCGCCGGTGACATTGGTGGCGTAGCGGCCCGTCTGGCGGCCGCAGGAGTGATGGCCAGTGAGTGA